The following nucleotide sequence is from Camelus bactrianus isolate YW-2024 breed Bactrian camel chromosome 19, ASM4877302v1, whole genome shotgun sequence.
CCTGCCCCCACTGCATCCTGCCTggtcccctttcagggctcccaCAGACTGACAAGAAGCCCTTCCTTCACGCCCCAGAGGGAGTGGATCCGGGACCCTTGCCTCCCTGGAGCTTCGTGTGTGTCCTTCCCCACAAAGGTAAGTGCTGGATAGAAGCAGGACTTCatgactcacacacacacacacacacacagacctatTGCATTCAAAACCTTAGACTCACAGTGGAAATGGAAATGGTGGGAAACCTAGAGCTGGAAATGTCTAGAGAACATGGAGAAGCTGAGGCCCACAGAAGCAGAGGCCCTTTTCCAATCCAGGGCTCTCTAGTTAACTGCTTGGGATTGTTAGCTGACTTTCCCTTGGGAAACTTGCATCAAAATTGTATATGTTCTCCCAAGTGACTTTCTTGTCTTTCTCCCTATCAAGTTCCTCCTTTGgcaaaggaggggaggaagggaaagataaagaaataaggagaaaaaaggatagaagggaaagaaagaaagaaagaggaaaagaaggaagtgaagaacaagagagaggggaaaagaagCAGCCATTGAAGGAAGTTGATACGGCTCAGTTTGCTGCATTTAGTCTTTGTACAGAGGGAGGCAGCACCACGATATTGTAGAGAAAATCCCAGTGGCACCCTGGCAGTTCCCCTTCCACGTCCCTCCTGAGCTCAGTCTTTCCACCTTCCTCCCCCATTTCCTCTTGCCTCTCCACCTGCCTACCTTCACTGAAGACAAAATCAGAGATGATGTCAAAGGGCTGGATGTGGACTGCAGACAGGATCATGGTGATGGTCTTCTGCGAATCGCTGGAGGCCAGTGAAATGGTCTGCTGGGCTTGACACTCGTAGGACTTCCCAGCTGGGGTGACCAAGGCAGAGAGGTGATGCGAGTTGGCTGTGTGCTTCCCAGCTGCAGGGAAGGCCCAAAGCAATAGTTAGGCCCCTCTCGCTGGCAGAACCCTCCTCATGTGCTGGATAGCTGGCTCTCAGCTCCAGACTCCCCTCCAATCCTCTGTGTTGTCTTGCCCAGCTGGGGCTCTGCCGATGACATCAGAGGGGTGAATGCACCCATTCTTTCATGAGCAGGGAGTCTCCTTAAGTATTAATTTGGAATTTGTTTTTGGAAGAGGAGAGGGATACCTAAAACCTAACCCTTTTAACTATATAAAACCTAACAACAGAGATtccaaagacacagaaagaacaGGGACTTGATTTTCCACATCTCACACTGGCctgcaaaaaaataaagcatCTTCCTCAGCAAAGCATGACTGCTGTTAGTGCTCTGGGCAGACACCCTTGCACACAAACTTAACCGTTGGAGGCCTCCCCCAACCTCTGTTCTCCTTTTCTGAGTTaggggttttgtttggttttgtttttttttttcggtctaaTTTAACTATGGGAAATGTTTGCATATGGATTTTGGTGAAGAGATGCCCTTTTTACtgtgatgaagagggaaggaTCACATATGTATTCTTGTAGACGTTCAATAAAAATCTTTTCACTATTCAGGTGCCCAGAGCATGGAAAGTTTCATTATGAGTAGATCAtacaatttacaaaataaatgcattaatttAAATGTGGTCTTTGATGGCCCCTGCAGATGCCAGCACTAACTGGAGCTTGCCACAATATTTTTGGGGGGTTCTGGGTGTTCCTCTTGCCACCATATTTTTGGGGGTTCTGGGTGAGTTGTTGGAGTGATGGGCAGGAAAGGTTAATAAATTAGGAAATGTTCAGAATCCACTCCGGGGTGGCTGCAGTGGTGAGGCCTCCTGCCAAGGGCCAAAAGAGCTGAAGGCCATGAAATTCTGACCGAAAAGGAAAGTCATAAGGCCCCTTTGAAGTTTAAGCACGAAAGGAAAATAAGGGGGTGCAAAGACAATAAAAAATGCAGCCTTGCCCTTCTTCGTGAGCCTTTAAAGGACAAGTGGTAAGAAGGTCATCCTGCAGCAGCCACCGGAAGACAGGCCCTCAAGAGACATCTCACCCAGGATCAGGCGATGGGTGACGGCTGGGTTCCTTGCGCGTCTGCAAGTCCAGAGCACCAGCGGTTCCACAGCGCTCCGGCTTCCTCCGCCTTGGAGAGCAAGACTAGGGCGGACTTGGCCAGGGAGAGCAAGGCCGGATCCGTTTCCAAAACCCTGGAGGAATTTAGCCTGCAAGCCTGCGATCGCCTGCCCTCTGTGTCTGAGTTCCCCAGGCTCCCTCCCCAGCCGCGCTATCCTCTACTCACCGTCCACTGCGTCTTTAAAATGGGTCTTCTCCGAGGAGTCGTAGACAAACTGGACCTTGCTCAGCCTCCACATCGCCTCGGGTCCCTTGGACATGTTGTGACTTTCCTGCTGAGCGGGGGAAGAGCGTTAACCGCCCCCGCGAATCTGAGTGGGGAAACCCTAGGGCAGCCCCTGTGCCCAACCCTCCCGGAGTCTGACTCCCTCTCTGCGCGCCCCGCCGCAGTTACCTTTACAAACAGCATTTTGAGTGCATACGCGCGATCCACCCAGAACACCTGCAGCTCCGACTCGTTGTGGCCACAGCGACCCTTCACCTCAGCTCCCCGGGTCAGTGAGATATCAGCTTGTTCCGTGAGCAGCTGGGAACACAGACGCCCCGCACCCCCTCAGCGCGCGGGCCGGAGTGCGAGCTGTAAAGGGCGGCGCGTCCAAACTCCGGATCGCACGCTTGGGCGCTCCTTTGCGCGCGCGCTCCCAGGTCCGGGAACATGCGGTTAGATGCTCTGCGTGCAGACCCGGCCGTTagggaagcagagaaaggggCGGGGGAGAGGTTCTTTCCAAGCAGGCAGGGCGGGCAGAAGGCGTTATAAGCCTGAACCCCCATGCAGCATTCAGGAGCAGCCTGTAGGGCGCAGAGGGGAAGACGGGCGACCTAGGTCTTCAGGGCCTTAAGGGAGTGTGCCCTTCTCCCCTGGAGCCCTAGGAGCAAGCTGGGAGGGAAAAGGTTCCTTACATCGACAGAATTGCTGGCCCACACATTATAAGGGACAATAAATTTGGCTGCAAACTCTGCCATGAGACACGTCGTCCCATTTTCCCGCACCACAAAT
It contains:
- the LAMP5 gene encoding lysosome-associated membrane glycoprotein 5 isoform X2, translating into MDLRGRTVLSVDRLRFLLMLFYTMAGIMGEQEVENLSGLSTNPEKDIFVVRENGTTCLMAEFAAKFIVPYNVWASNSVDESHNMSKGPEAMWRLSKVQFVYDSSEKTHFKDAVDAGKHTANSHHLSALVTPAGKSYECQAQQTISLASSDSQKTITMILSAVHIQPFDIISDFVFSEEHKCPVDEREQLEETLPLILGLILGFVIVVTLVIYHIHHKMTANQVQIPRDRSQYKHMG
- the LAMP5 gene encoding lysosome-associated membrane glycoprotein 5 isoform X1, which codes for MDLRGRTVLSVDRLRFLLMLFYTMAGIMGEQEVENLSGLSTNPEKDIFVVRENGTTCLMAEFAAKFIVPYNVWASNSVDLLTEQADISLTRGAEVKGRCGHNESELQVFWVDRAYALKMLFVKESHNMSKGPEAMWRLSKVQFVYDSSEKTHFKDAVDAGKHTANSHHLSALVTPAGKSYECQAQQTISLASSDSQKTITMILSAVHIQPFDIISDFVFSEEHKCPVDEREQLEETLPLILGLILGFVIVVTLVIYHIHHKMTANQVQIPRDRSQYKHMG